The genomic window AAGGTGTATGaaagatgggttcaagtgtactacaagtggtaactaaatacatttcatggtgtctcaaaatagcacagttgataATGTATATCTTtgacacttttatttagcaCCTAAATAAAGAATGTACTACAAATATACTTGCTTgtatttaagtatatttttaatgcacttttttttcctcctgggtattactaagtgcaaatttacagtagctcCACCCACCAGAGTCACATCAGGTTAAAATTGTCTCATGTTCTAGTGGCTGCAGTGGTGTAGGCAATAGTGTGTTGGGTGTGGAAAATTAATGTGTGATGTGATTGACTGGGTTTGAATCTGCCTTTTGCCAAGCTCACTATtttcccttttcccatcacatatcacatcagaaagtatttattttcaataaaaatgaagaaaattttctaaaagtggaagtaaattgcCTAACGAGTGTCTAATAACgataaaatcatttacactcttattattgcatcctgcataatttttttcttcttgtttttttttgcatgtgggaaccatgaaaataaatattagtcCAATAACTTACTATTCTACAagttttcacctttgatattataacagtgataagagTTAAACTTGCATTGACTCAGAAGTATGCGGACGTCCTTTTGTCATGTGCTGTTGCCATGGCGAATCGTAATATCGGAGCTCCAttgatgatggcttttcatagtcgtggtgcacgcgcttaactcagagtcaacctactcagagtcgattgaactaactcaattcagctgttctgaaactgaaaactcAGAGTTTCTCATCTCAGAGTAAGTCAACTCAGTATAGGCTACATGTAGATTAGAGCGGAAGAATTAAAGTGTGAACTCAATTAAGTGAAATACACTAAAATGAGTTTTCAGAAATATAAACCAGAATGGGAGTCTGAGGAGTGAAAGGTTTCCTCAGATGAACTGCATTAAGTGAAGATTATAGAGCTTTTTAGCTTAAGCGGATTTAAGTTTTATCTGCTTTGTATCGTCGTGACCaataaaaaagtgtttatattGTTATGACCGCCTCCTGTGAGACTTTACTTAAACTGGGCCTCAGAACAGAAGCTCAAGAGAGTCTTCTCCATCACTCCTGAAGATCTTCAGCTGCGGCGGGTGAGAACTTTATGATTGAGGCAGATCTGACTATCCTGACCCTACCTGagtgttttgtaatatttatgttGTATAATCTGCAGATTAATATGAGCTTTGTTCAGAATTACTTCTCAGATTATTATAATGAATGGTATCATAAAATCATACAATGTTTCATAGTTATTTAGCAGTAGTTGATGAAGATGAGTGtcattagtgtttgtttttgtattattggtgtcatattgtgagaaataacagtattgtctTTCATTAAAGCAGTTTATAGTCTTTTCTCATTTATCCTTCCTGACTCCAATAATCAGTTTCTAGCagcagaataaagtgagatgatctgctaatgatctgaatgtcttgttgaatgagtgttgatagtctgaggatcatcaatattaacagagaaactgctgaaaacactctttatttcatgtcaatagttcctgttttcacctcatttattatgctgatgtcttcagatctgctgtaaattgacatttaaagctcatttcattgctgtcaataGACTGAGAGGATTTGTGGACCTCGAATatgaacaattatttttgtctttgtgctTTTAACTGACTTTCTTACAGTTCTTAACTACTTTTCTAGATATCTGTCAATATTTTAATGGAGAAACAGAATAAAGTTCTGAATTAGCATCAGTTGCTTTACGATAGACCAATATAAATTCTGAATGCAGTTAGTTTATGGGTGAAATACAAAAAGTGGTTAATATagcacaaaaaataattaattaattaaaaaaagaaagaaagaaaaacaaattaaactTGTCAGGCATATTTAGAAAGAGAATCACTTGATGACAAATTCAAACACTGTATTGAAGGATCACAGTGAAGCCCAAAATACTctttaattgtcattttaaatctttatactTTGCCATATACTTTATACTTATACTTTCCTTCAAACCACTAGCTTTCACCTATTTGTCACCAAgaagtttttaatcatttaaaatataatgaaatttagTATGATCTCTTATTcttttatatactttattaaATACAGGTCAAAATAACTGATTCCtttttgcattaaatatatctgttacactaaatgatgatgggatattaaaacattttgttttcacaaaagtaatctgaaacattaaacagACACATTTCATTTAGTGAATTTTCTATGTAAAATCACTTTTGTCCATTTAATTTGATGCAGACACTACAGTTTGATCTCTGGACTTTAaccctataaaaacaaacacagtaactgatttatttttgatttgtgCAGATCAGCTCATCCAACCAATCTGCAGTTCAGTCAACAAAGCCCCGCCCACTGCAATTTACTTAATAAAGCTCCTCCCACAGTCGTCACATCACCAGTcaagctcctcccacagcagtaacatcatcagtgaagctcctcccactgcaGTTCATCAATAAATGTTGGAATATTCCCAACAGATGAGCACTGaagcatcaggaagagctgaaaactGCAAAGAACacgagtgatccagaaccctgcagaatgaaacacactgaagacactgaagaacaaagaggttggtgtttattcttcattcattcatgatgctgaacaacattcatgttctTGCACAtttagtaggggtgtgacgagaccagtatctcacgagacgagacgagactcgagattgagttcacgagacgagacaagatggcgaaatacatgactagaaaaaatattctgcaggtgtatttgaaatgttttaactaatcattttgtaatgaatgtcatttcagttctactttctgagactgaattatcatatgcagtaaaagacaacaatactcaagtaatgtaaaaggttttgccactaactcaactgactgacttccctcctgtatgatttcagtctcttcagatcttactgtacatgaattatgagcttctacagcttttgacctcctaactgaactcctctccacaatctgatcacagaaataaaaacagtataaataaaaatggtaacactttacaataaggtctcatttattaacattaatgtattaaccaacatcaactaacaatgagcaatatatttgctacagtatttattaatctttgttagttgataaaaatagtcattcattgttagttcatgatagttcacagtgcattaactaatgttaacaaatgaaaccttattgtttgtactagtaaataataagaagagaaaactgttattcatttttatggtaacactttagtgcaaccataatcgcactctctcaatattcaaagatcaaataagaccaatttttctttgatacagagctgagagatggttacaactacactgcccagcctaaaatagctttcatattgagagatatctgtattcatcagtgagccgctttcaaaatgcggggtattgaaatcacgtttgaatgcgcgcgcgcgtttactttcacttttaaacggtcgcgcgtactctgtaaatatggagcggcggcgaccgttatccaactgaattaaatgttttttttttatttaaatacaaagcaaaacgacagtggaggcataatgtaaacgtagcggtggcatattctttcctaatcatcctaacactctgtcatggcaacatcacgagactacttttcgcctcgacgagaaatctcgtcacagtttagtctcgcgagatctcgtgccacgagatctcgtcacacccctaacaTTTAGATAAACTATCAAATACATACTGAACTTTTAACGacaacattcatgttagaaagattcaaGCATTTCTGCACATTTAGAGAAACAGTTAAACTATGAAATTAAACAATGTTCTTTTCTAACAAAAGCTCAGTAAAGGGAGGTTTGAGAAACTTTCATATTGATTGTCAACATCagatcaaactaaatatttacatattttacatttatttcatttggtTCACAATTTGCAGGAGTGTTACCAGAATTTAGCCATTTTCAATATAGTTTACAACATTGTTCAactttccagaatggctgacagggttgtgagtgtaacttgagcaaaatctcttcttacagtaactttggtaacagggttgatgaatgcagtcattcatttgtgtaaaaactgagacaatggattgagattattttcttgtcctcccatcatgctgtagaaaGAGCCCAGATTATGTCACTTCCTGTGTGGTTTTGAAAGGAGGaaaatcatgtcagaagtaacagggttgagtgaatcgtgtaggacactgataataacacatttaaagatgcagtcagtctagactttgagcatgtgaactttcTACAGACACGGCAACGGTCGACATATGgtgtgatatatttttaaaaacataaataacaaataataatcactcaaaacttttaaaatattcaatCTACTCCACTTTACTGCAAACTTCACTTGATCTTGTGTTTCTGGTGTCCCACATTCACATGTGTATGAAAGGAAGTCAGTGGAAGGAGAAGTCTACTGTGAACGGCCTTTAATAATTACGGTTttaggaaaataaaaaaaatggctgTTAATATCACATTAGATAATTTGGAAACAGTCCTCTCTTATACAGATCTTATACAGATCACtcatgttgacatgcatttccTGTAAAGCTGTTTAATGTATGTAATGTATGTAATGTATTGTATTTAACATAACTAGATTTTATTACAAGTGAAAATtgtagcattttttaaaaaacgaagacatagattttaaaagaaatttaaaatgcaaaaaagagGTTAAGTTTATTACAATAACGGTTTTTAAATTTCAGCCTATATGTAGCCGTTGAGTACTACAGCCCTTTATTGGCTATAGATATCTTTGCTGTTTTTATACCATCATATGTCACCCAAATTACCACAGTTTTAGGTTTTGGCTGCCTGAACTTGctggaatgattttttttacttaagaaaagtaatataacttaaaaataagtttataaaaaataagttatataaaaatatacctcagtcAGGTATACATTTCTTATGCTTAGATTTAAGCTTTGAGCAATTgatgtaatgtatttatttttaaattgtcttctAAATGTCTTAGTGTGTAATtgacatgatacatttttacctgtcaaataaaatgttatacttGATTCATTCTGGACTGTGCATCAAAATGATCTGAATATTTTAAAGCAGTTGTCTATTACAGCAAGTCTCAATTTTATGACCTTTCACTTCATATTTCtgtctttaaattattttgatgtactgaaaatttaaatgactttttctttcatttcagagctgatggaagtgaaggaggagaatgaagaactgagtgaagtggaggaggaacatcatgacaaacctggagaaaaacctttgagtcgctTAAAGACTAAAAATATACTtctaaagaaaagaagagccaagaaatctacaacctgcactcagtgtggaaagagtttcacaaccaaacaaagtcttgatgttcacatgagagttcacactggagagaagccgttcacatgtgatcaatgtgggaagagatTCAGTCAATCATCAAGCCTTAAAGcacacatgaagatccacactggagagaagccgttcacatgtgatcaatgtggaaagagtttcacgcGATCATCACACCTTAAAGAACATATgaaagttcacactggagagaagccgttcacatgtgatcaatgtgacaaaacatttctaGGGTCATCAGACCTGAAGAAACATCTGAcagttcatacaaaggagaagccatattcatgttctgtgtgtggaaagagtttttcactgctgcaatatttacataaacatgaaaaaacacacactggtgtgagagagtacatgtgctttgagtgtgagaagacttttattaCAGAGAGTGATTTAAAAGTGCACcagaggattcacactggagaaaaacctcacaagtgttcacactgtgacaagagattcagtgtgtcatcaaatctgaaaacacatgagaagatccacactggagaaaaaccttacaagtgttcacactgtgacaagagattcagtcagtcagtaaatctgaaaacacacgagaggatccacactggagaaaaaccttacaagtgttcacactgtgacaagagattcactCAATCAGAACATCTGAAAAAACATGGGAGcatccacagcagagagaaacctcacaagtgttcacactgtgacaagagattcagttgtTCATcatatctgaaaacacatgagaggatccacactggagaaaaaccttacaagtgttcatactgtgacaagagattcagtgattcatcaaatctgaaaacacatgagaggatccacagcagagagaagcggcacacgtgtgatcagtgtggaaagagtttcattattaaacgtcacctgaagatacacatgaagatccaaaCCAATTAAAactgcaccagagaattcacaatggagaaaaaccttacaagtgttcacgctgtgacaagagattcaataagtcatcatctctgaaaacacatgagaagatccacagcagagagaagccgcacatgtgatcagtgtggaaagagtttctctattaaaagtcacctgaagatacacatgaagatccatgcagtggagaaaccacatctCCACAGTCTGAAATCACGATAAGTAGTTCATCTTTGTGCTGAGAAACAGTGTTTCTTCTGTCTAAttcaggggtaggcaagttcggtcctaaagagccgctgtcctgcagagtttaactccaaccctgaaaaagaAACTCACCTGCCTagagccttagtaatcctgaagagcttgattagcttgttcaggtgtgtttgattaaggttggagctaaactctgcaggacagcggctctctaggaccgaacttgcctacccctggtcTAAGTTTGACAGTCAGATCTCTCCACCTGTAGTTGGCGCTGTTGCTCTGTGGCTGCTGTTGAATTATCCAGGTTGTGGGTGAGGAGCGGCCCCTGTGATTGTGATTGTGAAGCACTTacgggctgcgtccgaaaactggaaaatgctgccttctgaggacacatttcaaggtagtaaggcatcaaggcacttccgaatccaatgttagcttcacttcctgtctcatgagataccttgctcagatcgatttttgaaggaagcatagatgtatccttagctgcctttgatatcccacaatcctgtgcttcccattctgtgacagttgagctagaaaaataaagatggcgtccgaaagttgcgtttgctgctcagtttgtgtataaatgtacgattttgaccaacatacttcaattttgatataatttctatcgagaaattactactgtaataattaaatatttgtttagttctcaccaaagctctcgctatattgctgtagatcattaaacttttacgctgcctcagaagtctgtccgaaatcagtttcgtgaggtgccttcatgcacaaacgctgctgtacaagtcattctcttataagacagcgaggcagcaagacagctacctaggttttcgtaCGCAGCCACGGTGTACAGTAATACGAATCAGCCTTCAAGAAACACCTGCAAGTTCATACAAAGgtgaagccacattcatgttctgtgtgtggaaagagtttttcactgctgCAATATTTACATGGAcatgagaaaacacacactggtgtgagagagtacatgtgctttgagtgtgagacgACTATTATTACAGCAAACCAATTAAAactgcaccagagaattcacaatggagaaaaaccttacaagtgttcacgctgtgacaagagattcaataagtcatcatctctgaaaacacatgagaagatccacagcagagagaagccgcacatgtgatcagtgtggaaagagtttctctattaaaagtcacctgaagatacacatgaagatccatgcagtggagaaaccacatctCCACAGTCTGAAATCACGATAAGTAGTTCATCTTTGTGCTGAGAAACAGTGTTTCTTCTGTCTAAttcaggggtaggcaagttcggtcctaaagagccgctgtcctgcagagtttaactccaaccctgaaaaagaAACTCACCTGCCTagagccttagtaatcctgaagagcttgattagcttgttcaggtgtgtttgattaaggttggagctaaactctgcaggacagcggctctctaggaccgaacttgcctacccctggtcTAAGTTTGACAGTCAGATCTCTCCACCTATAGTTGGCGCTGTTGCTCTGTGTCTGCTGTTGAATCATCTAGGTTGTGGATGAGGAGCGGCCCCTGATGTGATTGTGAAGCACTTAtggtgtacagtagtacatagtaAAGTGCTACATAAATGCCTCATTTATTTGTAGTTAGCCGTTTCTCAATATGTGTTCTTGTCTATACTTGTGTTCTTGTGAAACATCATCAGTTGCTGCCCAAGTTCTGTTCCgattcaaagttcacatcttGCCAAGTACAGTTCAAATCCCCGGATGTGTTGTTGATCCACcccttttatcgaggatgcatcgagaggtgacttgtgtggacttgagacagccaggtatcccagaatgcatctcgcACTAACCAGCAAGCATCAATAGTAAAGCAGAAAACCTGTGTAATTCAAACATAATACAGTTATGATGTCATGATATGTAGTATTAAGAGTTTTCAGGCAAGAATGTactggtttaaagctcaaatttgtggtttatttttaaaagtagtgGTTATTTGGAGTTTGGGCGTTCAGTGCTCTTGTACCCCGCCGAGAACAGCCTAACCTCGGCTAATCCTTCTGACATTTGCCACTGGTTCTGATGTTtctgtagtggttaaacatgagatataattaatcTTTTGTAATTCTAACAGTTGATCTTTGGACTCATGAACCTATAATTTGTTGAACTAAAAGTTTAATCTCATAACTTAGTTATATTTTACTGTTGTGGCCTACTAGAGCACTGACTTTGTATGTTTGattgaattgtttgctttattttttattgtagctTATACTTTCATAATGGCTATTTGGCTATTATTGaccattaaaactgacatttaacaaaaagagtcAGGGTTATATTTTACAAGCTCTCCCaggattaaattaaattagaaagagaaacaaaaccaaacaatgTGGAGGATTCCCTTCAGTCCTCTGCCCCAGAAATGTGAATGAGCCACTCAATTATATAAAAtagattaattttaattatgcagGGAAAATGGAAGCAAACAGTCTTCAGGAGAGGGGCTagccaaaacaacaaacaaaggAATTACTAACTGTTAGAAGGAGAACTAAATGACCTATGtagataaaagaaaagaaataacaCTGGCTTCCCTCCACTCCCTGGCTAACCAAAAACAgggataaacattacaaaagaaaaagtgGCACACCCTTCCTATAGCAtcctttaacataaaaaaaatatttaatataagaaAAATACAATACCTTTTAGTTACCAAAACAAtgttagaaagaaaaaagaaaccaCTTCCTGGTAACAATAGGCCTGCAACACTGTTTTATCACTAGAGCACACAACAACCTCAGGGTGTGCAAAGTAGACCTTCAGACCAAAAGCCAACACATTGGTTTTACACTCCGTTGCACAGAAAACACATAAGTCTGGTGCAGGGGAGAAGTGGAACTCCAACAAGCAGTGTTCACTCTGCTCTTTTATAGTGGTAGCTCTGCCGCACACTCCTAATGAGCAACAGGTGTGGCTAGTTAACTGCAAAGCAAGCAGAGTCAGGGAGACAGACAGAGCACAAGAGAAATAATACCAATAATAGGGTAATCTGAaattggtttggaaagtgaattATGCATAGGAAAAACCTTAAAGACATTGTTCTAAACGTGAACTTTAAGCTATGCGAATGAACCTCATGCAAGAGGGGGGTCATCCAGCTGCCACCTCTGacagcatcagccaatcaaGACACTGCATCTGAAAGGCGCCAATTTGCATTTCCCTCCTTCTTGGGACAGGTTAAAAGACTTCTTTCGGAGACAGATAGGGGTTCCAGTTGGGTTGCTGCAGTTCCCGTTCTGGTTCCAGGCTCCAATTCCTGTTCCAGTCCCGGTTCAAGGTTCCGGTCCCAAGATGTGCTAAGCTAAGTCCAACTCTACAGAGTTGTGAAGTTGCTCTCTCAAGACTCTGAAGCTCTAAAGAGAGAAACAAGGAAGTTCTGCAAGAAGTGAATTTGGGGAGTTTGAAAACTGCAATGGAGACAACGACTACAAGCTTAGCCCCCCATCTTCAAGATATCTTCTGTACCAACTTCAAAATCCTCTCATCAGAGATCCTCCAGATCTGCGTGTTACAGACTGCCCAGGGgtcgtattcacaaaacattttatcttaccactaagagttctccgaaatagcagtaaaagttcttagctaagagttttctcttaaaacctattcacaaagctgctgagaccaacttttactaaggaatagagagaagtcttaagctaagagtaagggcggggttgaccttgTTGCTATGAAGtaaacacagtgattggctgatggggaggagtcagcgattcaatcatagaaatattgtagaatatTGTCATGTttccaaattaaaataaaggttttaaaatacaaatgttgccctattcaaataaatattttttaataaaaatgttgccgttattaaaaataaaatgttaccatactgttgccataaaggttttaaaatgtaggctaagtgtcactaattaagtGAAGTTAATAAACTTAATTTCGAGAGGAGTatgcccatctaatcttccaatgaATACCAAGGTATACAAACCAGCATCTTACCTCTTCCTGTTGTTAGTTCTTTTGGCATTTGGCCCGCCCAAACCGCATCATGACTGACTTCCAGGAAATCGTTTCCCTCCGACAACGAGTTTTCTAATGTGCCAGAAACTCCTGCACGTTTTTCGCCAAACAGGTTGGATCCTCCTTCACATCATATTTCACCTGTTGATCGCCCAGGTTGCCAGTCTCACCGTTCCACAAGCCAGCTCAACACAACTCGCTCAAGAAGACCTCTTTCTCCTCCTCCATCTAGATCAGTAATTCTTAAAGTGTGGTCCGCGAAAAGATGACCTAAACTAGGCAAGTGTTTATAAAATCGTCACTTATTTAAGTAGATTTTTAATGTACTTGCGAAACAGTTCTTGCCATTCTGTTTTAATAACGTAAAAATGGATCGGTGGCTAAACCAAAGAGGAGTCAAAAGAAAAGATCAAGCGTCCACTGAATGCAGCAAAACTACAGCACCACAAAGGCCCACTGAAGCCGGAACCGAAGATACCGAGTCACGGCCACTGGCCACCACACTCCCGCATACCACGGAGCTAGCGCACCGTGGAAAACCATGTGAGAAAGTTAAGCGAAAATATCACAATGAGTACATGAAGTTTGGATTTTTCTGGACTGGGGATCCTAGACCTCACTGTGTTTTGTGTTATGAAATATTGGCTAATGAAGCAATGAAACCATAGAAACTCAAGCGTCACTTTGAGTTTAAGCACAAAGATTGTACAGATAAACCAGTGTCATTTTTTGAGAGAAAACGTGATGAGCTTGAGCGACACATGAGTAAAAACACCTCACAGTTTTTTATGCCCGGTGAAAATACAAAGGCTACTGAGGCATCATACAGAGTGTCTCTACTCATTGCAAAAACGGGAAAACCCCATTCAATTGGAGAGACTCTAGTTAAGCCTGCTGCAGAAGTTATGGCAAACGTAATGTTAGGGAAGAAAGCTAGTGATGACATGCACAAAGTACCTCTGTCCAATGACACTGTCCAGCGACGCATAACTTCAATGTCCGAAACTGTCCAAGAGCAGCTGATCACACGATTACACCAGAGTCCCTTCTTTTCTCTTCAGCTGGACGAGTCCACGGACATTGGTAACGAGGCAAATCTTCTATGTTTTTGTGAGATACATCCATGCGCGCTCAGTCCACGAGGATTTTCTCTTCTGTAAATCCCTTCCAACGAACACCACAGGAGAAGCGATCTTTGATGCACTAAATGCCTTCATTGtgcataataaaattgactggaAATGTTGTGTTGGAGTTTGCACTGATGGTGCAACTGCGATGACAGCCAAACACAAGGGCCTGGTAACGCGTGTGCGTAATGTTGCTCCATCCTCTGTGTCAACTCATTGCTGCATTCACAGAGAACAGCTCGCGGTGAAAAAGATGCCAAGTTGCCTTAAAACCTCGTTTTAGACGAGgcagttaaaatagtcaactcAATCAAAGGCAAGGCGATCAactcgcgtctttttaaagtcCTGTGTGAAGAAATGGGGAGTGAGCACACAAAACTTTTGTTCCACACTGAAGTGCGCTGGTTGTCCCGTGGCAAGGTCCTGTCTCGTCTCTTTGAACTGCGCGATGAAGTAAAATTATTTCTGCACCAAGCTGATGAACTGTATGATCGACTTCATGACTTTATGTGACTTTCAAAACTAGCCTATCTTGCAGATATTTTCAGCATGCTCAATACGCTCAACTTAGCACTGCAAGGAAAAACGGTCACAGTCTTCACTGTACAGGACAAAATTAAAGGG from Megalobrama amblycephala isolate DHTTF-2021 linkage group LG17, ASM1881202v1, whole genome shotgun sequence includes these protein-coding regions:
- the LOC125250316 gene encoding gastrula zinc finger protein XlCGF52.1-like, with protein sequence MTFSFISELMEVKEENEELSEVEEEHHDKPGEKPLSRLKTKNILLKKRRAKKSTTCTQCGKSFTTKQSLDVHMRVHTGEKPFTCDQCGKRFSQSSSLKAHMKIHTGEKPFTCDQCGKSFTRSSHLKEHMKVHTGEKPFTCDQCDKTFLGSSDLKKHLTVHTKEKPYSCSVCGKSFSLLQYLHKHEKTHTGVREYMCFECEKTFITESDLKVHQRIHTGEKPHKCSHCDKRFSVSSNLKTHEKIHTGEKPYKCSHCDKRFSQSVNLKTHERIHTGEKPYKCSHCDKRFTQSEHLKKHGSIHSREKPHKCSHCDKRFSCSSYLKTHERIHTGEKPYK